The following nucleotide sequence is from Gymnodinialimonas phycosphaerae.
CAAGGGTCACACGTGCCACTCACAGCCCCAATCACATTATGTTGGAGGCAAGCCATGAGCATCACAATTGCTTACCTGTTCTATACCCTCGCACTCGCACTTGCCGTCTACGGTGCCTACTTGGGCAAAGTCGTCGAGGCCTGCCTAAAGATAGGTACTGCGCTGGAAGGAGCGCCCGGACCCAAGGGCTTTCAAGATGCCATTACTCCACCGGAGACGACCAAAGGCATCATGGTCAACTGGGTAGCCACGGCATGTATTCGGGCGAGAGACCGTCCTGCATGGTCACCGGCGCCGCTGCCAGCCCTGAGACCATGCGCGTATTTCCGAGGGCTTCATAGGCGGACATCATGAGGTCGTGGGCTAAGACCTCCGACCTGAGTTGATGGGAGACCTGTGCCATCCCGACGTAGGCGATGAAGCGGTCGGGGGCGGCCTCTGCAACCTGAATACCGAGAAAGCTACCCCAGGAATGGCCGAGTAGAATGATACGGTCCTGCCCAAATCGTTCCCTCAGGTAGTCGGCAACCTCGATAGTGTCGGCAATCATTTGCGAGAGTGTCATGCTATCGTCGGGGATGTTCCGGGAATAGGACATGCCAGCCCCACGCTGCTCCCACCAAAACATCGTGAAGTCCCGCTCAAGACCCGTTGGATAAGTGTCATTCATGAAGAATTGAGGCATCCCCGGTCCGCCATGGAGACAGAGGACGACAGGGTTCGAAGGGTCATGGCTTTCAATGATCATGGTCTGCCGAACACCACCGATCTCGACCGTGGTGCTTTCTGATAGGCTTCCGGGAA
It contains:
- a CDS encoding alpha/beta fold hydrolase, producing MIIESHDPSNPVVLCLHGGPGMPQFFMNDTYPTGLERDFTMFWWEQRGAGMSYSRNIPDDSMTLSQMIADTIEVADYLRERFGQDRIILLGHSWGSFLGIQVAEAAPDRFIAYVGMAQVSHQLRSEVLAHDLMMSAYEALGNTRMVSGLAAAPVTMQDGLSPEYMPWLPS